A region of the Burkholderiales bacterium genome:
TGTCTGACAATCCCTCGCCGATAGTTTACGAAATGACCATCAGTCATGCTGAATTTTTCCGCACCTTGCCGGCTGTGATGGGAGCGCTGCCTTATGTCGTCAATGGCAGCCAGGTTTCAGCCGTAGACGATACGCGCAGGCTGAAAATAAACCTGTCGCCGGAAGGGCGGCGCAACTTCGGCCCGATTCCGCTGCCGGTGACGCACGTCGAGTTGGCGTTTGACGGGTACAGTCATGAACAGGCTCAGGCTTTTCTCGCGCGCTTCCACAATTACTTTCGGCGCGGGGGCGGTTGAGCGCCCGTTTATCGCTTGCCCGTATGCTTACCCCAGGAATCCCGCAACGTCACTGTCCGATTGAACACCGGGTTCGCCAGCGTCGAATCAATGCGATCCGCTACGAAGTAACCGTGCCGTTCGAACTGAAAACGCTGCTCAGGATTGGCTTTCTTCAGGGCAGGTTCGAGATAGGGCGCGAGTATCTGTTTCGAGCTCACGTTAATATCGAGCAGGTGATCGCTATCTCCGGCGCCGGGATTGGGCACGGAAAATAACCGATCGTACAGCCGCACTTCCGCCCGCGAAGCGTGCGCGGCTGAAACCCAGTGGATGTTGCCTTTGACCTTGCGTGTTAGCTGCGCGCCGGGCGTGCCGCTTTTGGTATCCGGATCGTACGTGCAATGCACTGCCGCCACCTCACCGCCTGCGTCTTTCTCCGCGCCTACGCACTTGATCAGATAACCGTAGCGTAGCCGCACCTCCTGGCCGGGAAACAGCCGGAAAAAACCCTTGACGGGCGTTTCCGAAAAATCGTTGCGCTCGATCCAGAGCTCCTTCGAAAACGGCATCGGCCTCGTGCCCAGCTCGGGTTTTTGCGGGTGGTTGGGCGCGTAACAATCCTCGCTTTGCCCGTCCGGATAATTATCGATGATGAGCCTGAGCGGATTCAGCACGGCGACGCGGCGCTCGCAGCGCTCGTTGAGGTCTTCGCGCATACAGTCTTCGAGTATCGAATAGTCAATCCACGAATCGGCTTTCGAAACGCCGATACGCTCGGCAAACAGGCGAAAACCTTCGGGCGTGTAACCGCGGCGGCGCGCGCCGACCAGGGTCGGCATGCGCGGATCGTCCCAGCTGTCGACATGGCCTTCTTCGACGAGCTGGATCAGCTTGCGTTTCGACAACACAACGTAGGTCAGATTGAGCCGCGCGAATTCGATTTGCCGCGGCAGCGGGCGCTTCAGCTTGCCGCCGTCGGCGAGCCGTTCGTTGAACCATTCGTACAACGGGCGATGGTCTTCGAATTCGAGCGTGCAAATCGAATGCGTGATGTCCTCGAGCGCGTCGTTGACGCCGTGCATCCAATCGTAGCTCGGATAGATGCACCAGTCGTTGCCGGTGCGGTGGTGCTCGGCGTGGCGAATGCGATACATGACCGGGTCGCGCAGGTTGATGTTCGGCGAAGTCATGTCGATTTTCGCGCGTAACACGTGCGCTCCATCGGCAAACTCGCCGGCTTTCATGCGACCTAACAGGTCGCGGTTTTCGGCGATCGGCCGATCGCGGTAAGGACTGTCCTTGCCGGCTTCAGTCAACGTGCCGCGGAATTTGCGCATTTCGTCGGCAGTCAGGCTATCGACGTAGGCCAGGCCGCGCTCAATCAGGTGCTCGGCGAATTCGTAAAGCCTGCCGAAATAATCCGACGCGTACGAAAGATGCGGCCCCCAGTCGAAACCCATCCACTTGACCGCATCGAGGATGGAGTCGACGTACTCCTGTTCTTCCCTGATCGGATTGGTATCGTCGAAACGCATATGGCACACGCCGCCATAATCGCGTGCGAGACCGAAGTTCAGACAGATCGATTTGGCATGGCCGAGGTGCAGATAGCCATTCGGCTCGGGCGGAAAGCGCGTTTCGACGCGGCCGCCGTACTTGCCGCTCGCGTTGTCGGCATCGACGATATTGCGAATGAAATTCGCGAGCTGATCGAGGGCCGCATCGCCGTTGCCGGCGGCGCTTTGATTTGATGCGGTCGGCATATTCAGGCTATTCGGAAAAGCGCTGTCGAAAAAGACGCAAGAGCTGGTCGAATTTACCCGAAAGGAGTTGCAGGTACAACCGATCGGGGGTGGGAAACAGTTATCCGCCAGGCGTAGTGTGCTTTGGTTTACGGCTGATCTGCTCGGTACTCGCACCCGGATCTTCCTCCCCCGTCATCGAGGTCATCGCATCGTCTTCGTCAAGGTGGGAATCATCAACCGGTTTGGCCGCACGCATCGCCAATCGCGTAATCGTCGTCCAATCGCGATTGGCGATAGCGTCCCGCGGCGCGAGCCATGAGCCGCCGACGCAGACAACATTGTCGAGCGCGAGGTAGTCCGCGAACGTTTTTTCGTCGATTCCGCCGGTCGGACAAAACGCCACGTCGGCAAACAGTTCGGCAAATGACGCCAGGGCCGCTAAACCGCCGCCCCGCTGCGCGGGAAAAAACTTCAACTCGTGAAAGCCCGCGTTACGCGCCGCCATGATTTCGGTAGGCGTCATGGCGCCTGGCAAATAAGGCATGCCGCATGCGCGCGCCGCTTCCGCAAGTTCCGGTGAAAACCCCGGGCTCACTGCAAAGCGGGCGCCGGCATCTTTGGCGCGCTGAAATTCGTCGGCGCGCGTAACCGTGCCGACGCCCACAACGGCATCCGGGACGTCCGCCGCGATCGCCGCGATAGCCGCCAAGCCAACCGGCGTGCGCAAGGTAATTTCGAGAACACGCAGGCCGCCGGTAACGAGCGCGCGTGCAAGCGGAATCGCATCTTCCTCGCGCCCGATGACAAGCACCGGAATCACCGGCGCGATGTCGAGGATTTCGCGGATGTTCATGCCGCAGGCTCGATCATTTTCGGTTCCTCCTTTGCAGCCTCGGCGCCATCAGAGGTCAATAGACCGGTTGCCGAAAAGCTTGTCGCGCCTTGTTCGGCCGTCGCCGCAACGCTGCGGAACACGCCGAACAGCTCGCGCCCGCAGCCTTTTTCGTTGCCGGTCAAATCCCCTGTCTTTGGCCGGCGAATGTTCCATTCGTCAAGCCCGACACGCGCTTCCAGAATGCCGCGCTCGCTGTCGAGCAGGATCATGTCGCCGTCGCGCACCTTGGCCAGCGGTCCGCCCATCGCACATTCGGGCGTGACATGGATAGCCGCCGGCACTTTGCCCGAAGCCCCCGACATCCTGCCGTCCGTAACCAATGCGACCTTGAAGCCGCGCTTTTGCAACACACCGAGTTCCGGCGTGAGCTTGTGCAGTTCCGGCATACCGTTCGCGCGCGGCCCCTGGAAGCGCACGATGGCGACGAAATCACGCTCGAGCCTCCCCGCCTGAAATGCGGCGAGGACGGCATCCTGCGTGTCGAAAACAAGCGCCGGCGCCTCGATCACGCGATGCGCGGGGGCGACGGCGGAGGTCTTGATTACCGCGCGGCCCAGATTACCTGTCATCAGCTTCAGGCCGCCATCCGCGCTGAACGGATCGCTGACCGGCCGCAGAATGTTCGGATCCAGGCTGATCCGCGGCGCCGGGCGCCAGGCAAGCCTGCCTTGGTCGAGCCACGGCTCCTCGCGATAACGTTGTAAATCGCCTGCCGCCACCGTTGCAACGTCTGCGTGCAACAAGCCGGCATCGATCAGTTCGCCGATCAAAAATCCCATACCGCCCGCCGCCTGGAATTGATTGATATCCGCCGCGCCGTTCGGATAGATCCTTGCCAGAAGCGGTATGCGATCCGACAGATCGCTGAAATCGTCCCAGTTGATATCGATGCCCGCGGCGCGGGCAATCGCAACCAGATGCATGGTGTGATTCGTCGAGCCGCCAGTCGCGAGCAAGCCGACGATCGCATTGACGATGGCGCGCTCGTCGACGACGTGTCCGATCGGCGTGTATTCGCTGCCGCGCGGCGTGATCGCGGCAGCGCGCTTCGCCGCTTCCGCCGTCAACGCGTCGCGCAACGGCGTGTCCGGATTGACGAAAGCCGCGCCCGGCAGATGCAGGCCCATCACTTCCATCATCATCTGATTGCTGTTGGCGGTGCCATAAAAGGTACACGTGCCCGGCGCGTGATAAGACTTCATCTCGGTTTCGAGCAGCGCTTCACGATCGATTTTTCGTTCGGCAAAAAGCTGACGCACGCGCGCTTTTTCGTCGTTGGCGATGCCGGTCGGCATCGGTCCGCCGGGGACGAAGATGACGGGGAGATGACCGAAGCTCAACGCACCGATCAAAAGCCCGGGCACGATCTTGTCGCAAACGCCGAGGCACAGCGCGGCATCGAACAGATTGTGCGACAGGGCGATGGCCGTGCTCATCGCGATCACGTCGCGCGAGAACAACGACAGCTCCATCCCCGGCTGACCCTGCGTCACGCCATCGCACATCGCAGGCACGCCTCCCGCGAACTGCGCGACTACGCCGGCTTCGTTCGTGGCCGCTCTGAGGATTTGCGGAAAGCGTTCAAACGGTTGATGCGCCGATAAAACATCGTTGTACGAGGAGACAATCGCGATGTTCGCTCGGGCGTTGTCGCGTATCCTCGCTTTCGCTTCGGGTGGCAATGCCGCCATGCCGTGCGCGAAATTCGTGCACGACAAGCTCTTGCGCAACGGCCCTGCTTTCGCGGCTTCGTCGATGCGCCGCAGATAGGCGGGACGCGTTGCGCGGCTGCGTTCGCGTATGCGTTCAGTGACGGCGATCACTGTCGAATCAGGCTTGGGGAAATTCACGGCGTGAAATACTGTCTGGAAGCAGGGGTCGCGCGCAGGTCGAATAACTGTTTAGTATAGTCCCCGTGATGAATGTTCCAATCTGCAAATAACCGGCTCGCAAGCACGGCACTTTAACGATAATGCCGGACAAATCAATCTACGGCGCCTTTCCGCACCCACCATGACGCAAACGCAATCCCAAAACTTCGACATGATCGTATTCGGCGGAAGCGGCGATCTGGCGATGCGGAAGTTGCTGCCCGCGCTTTACTATTTGCACCGCGATCCGGATTTTCCAAAGGGCCGCATCACCGCCGTCGCCCGGCAAACCCTTACGCGCGACGCTTACCTTGCCATGGTCGAGGAGCATCTGCGCAAGCACATTCCGGCCAGCGATTGGGTGGATGACGATCGAAACGGATTTTTCGAACGCATCGACTACTGCGCGATGGACGCCAAGCAATTCGGCGATTATGAAGCGCTGTCCGCCAAGCTCGAAGGGCGCGAGGAGCGCGTGCGCGTGTTTTATCTCGCGACCGTGCCCGAACTATTCAGGTCGATTAGCGCGAATCTCGATGCCGCGGGTTTGATCACGAAGGAAGCGCGCGTCGTGCTCGAAAAACCAATCGGCCGCGATCTCGCCTCGGCCAACCGCATCAACGACGAAGTCGGCGCAGTGTTCGATGAACACCAGATTTACCGCATCGATCACTATCTGGCCAAGGAGACGGTGCAGAACCTGATCGCGATGCGCTTCGGCAATACGCTGTTCGAGCCGTTGTGGCGGCGTGGCTGGATCAGTTACGTGCAGATCACCGTCGCCGAGCAAATCGGCATGAGCGGGCGCGGCAGCTACTACGAAACCTCGGGCGCGCTGCGCGACATGGTGCAAAACCATTTGCTGCAACTACTGTGCGTGATCGCCATGGAGCCCCCGAACAGCCTGGCGCCGGACGCGATGCGCGACGAAAAGCTCAAAGTTCTGCGCGCGCTGCGCCCGCTTTCCGGACAGCAGGCGCTGGCGAAAACCGTGCGCGGTCAATACCGCGGCGGTGTGATCGAGGGTGCAGCCACGCCCGCTTATCGCGAAGAAGAGCACGTTTCGCCGGACAGCCGGGTCGAGACTTTCGTCGCGCTGAAAGCGGAACTCGATTCATGGCGCTGGGCCGGCATTCCCTTTTTTCTGCGCACGGGGAAAAGGCTGCAACAGCGCTTGTCGGAAATTGTCATAACTTTCCGCGAGGTCCCGCATTCGATCTTCGATACGGGTAACGCGATCGAGTCGAACCGGCTGGTCATACGTCTGCAGCCTGACGAAAGCGTCAAGCTGTATCTGATGGCTAAAGTGCCGGGCGACGAGATGCGCCTGAAGCCGGTCAGCCTGAATCTCGATTTCAGGGAATCGTTCAAGACGCATGAGGCCGGCGCGTATGAACGGCTGTTGATGGACGTTATTCGCGGCAAGCTCACGCTGTTCATGCGCCGCGACGAAGTGACTGCGGCATGGCAGTGGATCGAGCCTGTCCTCGAGGCCTGGAAGGGCGGCGAGGATGCGCCGAAGCCGTACGCCGCGGGCACTTGGGGTCCGCCCGCCGCAAGCGCCTTGATCGGACGCGACGGCTATCACTGGAACGAGGAAAGTTGAGCGACTCTCCCGAATCATTGGCTGCTATCGGCAGCGCAGGCGGCGGCAATGAGCCCATCGTGCATCGTTTCGATGACGGCGCGGCTTTGGCGTCCGAGATGGCGCGACGCATTGCGGATCGACTGGCAACCGCCATCGCAGTCAGGGAAAAAGCGACTCTCGTCCTTTCAGGCGGCCGCACGCCGATTCCGTTTTTCGAGCAACTGCGACAGCGGACCCTGCCTTGGGCCAGGCTTGTCATCACCCTGGCCGACGAGCGCTGGGTTTCAGCCACGTCGGCCGATAGCAACGAGCGTCTGGTTCGCGACCATTTGCTGCAAGGCGATGCGGGCATGGCGCGCTTCTTTGGACTGAAAAATGCGGCGCCTACACCTCATGAAGGCTTGCCGAACTGTTCGGCCATGCTCGGTCAACTGCCGCGACCATACGACGTTGTTGTGCTCGGCATGGGCGACGATGGCCACTTCGCGTCATTGTTTCCGGACACTTCCGGGCTAGCTGCGGCGCTCGATCCTTATAGCGAGGCGCGCTGCGTCGCGGTCAATTCGCCGTCAGCACAGTACCAGCGCATGAGCCAGACGCTGGCGGCACTGGTCGATGCCAGGCTGCTGGTTTTGCATATCGAAGGTGAACGCAAATGGCGGCGCTACCGGGAAGCGCTGGACAGCGGTCCGGCGCGCGAATTGCCGGCGCGCGCCTTGCTCGGTCAGCAACGGACTCCCGTAGAAGTCTACTGGGCGCCGTAAGGTGTTGTTATCGTCGGGTAAATCGGACTCAAAAAAATCTTGCCCGGGCGCTGAAAATGACTGGGCCAGGAATGCTGCGGATACGCCTTATTGTTTCAATTAGCACGCAATTTTGATAGAATCTCGCAGTTAATTTCCAGATGGGCTTCCAGCCCATTTTTTATTTGCTGTCAGCTTTTCGCTTCCGGGCCGCGCATGGATTTGCGTAAATCGATCGAGCCCGCGCTGGTTGGCCTCGGCTATGAGTTGGTTGCGCTGGAAAGCGCAGGGCAGGGGCGCGCGATGCGGGTCTTCATAGACAAACCCGACGGTGTCAACATAGACGACTGCACCCTGGTCAGCAATCATCTGACACGCCTGCTTGCGGTCGAAGGTTTCGATTACAGCAGACTGGAAGTTTCATCGCCGGGGCTCGATCGGCCGCTGACGCGGCCCGAGGACTTCGTGCGGTTTACCGGACAAAAGGCGCGCGTCAGGTTGCGCATTCCGCATGCGGGGCAGAAGAACTTCGTCGGCATCCTGCGCGGATTCGCCGATGGTGTGCTGCAGATCGAGGTGGATGGCAAGTCGCTTGAATTCGGACTCGCCGATCTTGAGAAGGTCCGACTTGCGCCCGATCTATAGTTGGAGATAAAGATGAGCCGCGAAATTCTATTATTGGTCGATGCGCTGGGACGTGAGAAGAACGTCGCCAAGGAAATCGTGTTTGGCGCGCTCGAATTGGCGCTCGCTTCCGCGACCAAGAAAAAATTTGCAGAGGACATCGACGTGCGCGTCGAAGTCGATCGCACGACCGGCGAGCATTCGGCATTCCGGCGCTGGCTGGTCGTCGCGGATGATGCGGTCGAAATGCCCTTGCAGCAGATCGCCTTGAGCGAAGCGCAACAGCGCGATCCGGAAGTCGAACTGACCGATTCCATCGAGGAGCCGCTCGAGCCGGTCGAATTCGGTCGCATCGGCGCGCAAACCGCGAAACAGGTCATTCTGCAGAAAATCCGCGATGCCGAGCGCGAGCAGATCCTGAACGATTTTTTGCTGCGCAAGGAGCATCTGGTCAATGGTGTGATAAAGCGCATGGAGCGCGGCAACGCCATCATCGAATCCGGTCGCGTCGAAGCGCTGCTGCCGCGCGACCAGATGATCCCCAAGGAGAATTTGCGGGTTGGCGATCGCGTGCGCGCCTTTCTGGCAAGGATCGATCGCGCCGCGCGCGGCCCGCAGCTGGTGCTGTCGCGCGTCTCTCCCGAATTTCTGGTCAAGCTGTTCGAGCTTGAGGTGCCTGAAATTGAAGAGGGTCTGCTGGAAATCAAGGCGGCGGCGCGTGACCCGGGTTCGCGTGCGAAAATCGCGGTCAAATCTAACGATCCCCGCATCGATCCGATCGGCACCTGCGTCGGCATGCGCGGTTCGCGCGTGCAGGCGGTCACCGGCGAACTGGCAGGCGAGCGCGTCGACATCATTTCGTGGTCGGCCGATCCCGCGCAATTCGTTATCAATGCGCTGGCGCCGGCTGAGGTTTCCAGCATCGTCGTCGACGAGGAAAAGCACAGCATGGATATCGTCGTCGACGAAGACAATCTAGCGCAGGCGATTGGCCGAGCCGGTCAGAACGTCAAGCTCGCATCGGAACTGACCGGTTGGGAAATCAATCTTATGACGGTCGAGGAATCGCATAAAAAGAACGAGGAAGAGTTTGCGACAGTGCGCTCGCTCTTCATGGAGAAACTCGATGTCGACGAGGAAGTCGCCGACATTCTCGTGCAGGAAGGCTTTTCGACCCTGGAGGAGGTTGCCTATGTCCCGCTGACCGAAATGCTCGAAATCGAATCGTTCGACGAGGATACGGTCAATGAGTTGCGCAGCCGTGCGCGGAATTCGCTGCTGACGCAGGCGATCGCCTCCGAAGAACGGGTCGAGAATAACGCCGAGGATTTGCTGACGCTTGAAGGCATGGATAACCAGACCGCGCGCGAGCTGGCCGCCAAGGGCGTGACGACCATCGAAAATCTTGCCGATCTCGCGCTCGACGATCTGGTGGAAATGACGGGTATGGACGCCGAGCGGGCTAAACAATTGATCATGACGGCCCGCGCGCCGTGGTTTGCGTGAGCGTGGTTTGCGTAAGTTGAGGGAGTTCGGTAATGGCACAGATTAATGTCGTGGAATTCGCCGGCGAGCTGGGTTTGCAGCCGGCCGTGCTGCTCGAGCAGTTGCAGGCGGCCGGAGTCAACAAAAAGCTCGTTGAAAGCACTGTCCTCACCGAACACGACAAGACCCAGTTGCTCGACTATTTGCGGCGCGTGCATGGCGCCAAGGAGAGCAAGAACAAGATCACGCTGACCCGCCGCCAGACCACCGAGATCAAGAAAGCCGACAGCACCGGGCGCGCGCGCACGATTCAGGTAGAGGTGCGCAAAAAACGCGTGTTCGTCAAACGCGATCCGGCGGAAACGGCGCTTGCTGTCGAGCCGACGCCGCAGCCGGAGCCGCCAGTCAAGATCGCGGCCGCGCCGGCGCCGGCCGCGCCCATCATCGATGCCGCCGAAAAGGCGCTGCGAGAAAACGAAGCGAAGCAGCAGGCTGAATTGCGCGCGCGGCAAAGCGAAGAGCTGCGCAGCAAACAGGAACAGAAAGACAAGCGGAAGGCCGGCGCGGAAGCTCGGGAAGCGCAGAGTTCCGACGCTGCTCCCGTCGTTGCCGAAGCCCTGCCGCCGGTCGCTGCGGTTGCGGGCGAGGTTCCAGCCGCCGAAGCGACGACGACTGCCCCGGGAGCAACCGATCATACCCTGCATAAGCCGGTCGCCAAGCCTGCCGACAAGGCCGCCAAGCCGAAAGGCGCGAAAAAGCCGACCAAACAGACGACGTGGAAGGATGATTCGCTCAAGCGCCGTGGTTTGAAAACCCGCGGCGATACCGGCGGAATGGGGTGGCGCGATCGCCGTTCGGCAAAACCGAAAGCCGACGACAACCTGCTTCACGGATTCTCGCTGCCGACCGAGCCGCGCGTCTTCGAAGTGATGGTGCCGGAGACGATCAGCGTCGCCGCGCTCGCACAAAGAATGTCGGTGAAGGCGGCCGAAGTTATCAAGGCATTGATGAAGTTGGGCTCGATGGTGACTATAAATCAGGTGCTCGATCAGGACACCGCCATGATTCTGGTCGAGGAAATGGGCCATATCGCGAAGCGCGCCAAGCTCGATGATCCGGAAGCTTTCCTGAGCGGCGGCGAGACAGCGCCCGAAGTCTCGCTCGAACACCGCGCGCCGGTTGTCACCGTGATGGGGCACGTCGATCACGGCAAGACCTCATTGCTCGATCACATACGCCGCACCCGCGTTGCCAGCGGCGAAGCGGGCGGCATTACCCAGCATATCGGCGCCTATCACGTAGAGACGCCGCGCGGTATGGTCACGTTTCTCGATACACCGGGCCATGAAGCGTTTACCGCAATGCGTGCACGCGGCGCCAAGGTTACCGATATCGTCATTCTGGTCATCGGTGCTGATGACGGTGTCATGCCGCAGACGATAGAAGCGATTCATCACGCGAAAGCGGCAAAGGTGCCGATCGTGGTTGCGCTGAACAAGATCGACAAGCCGGAAGCCAATCCCGAGCGCATACGCCAGGAACTGGTTACGCACGAAGTCGTTCCCGAAGCTTGGGGCGGCGACACCATATTCGCCGAAGTCTCGGCCAAAACCGGTCAGGGCATCGATCAACTGCTCGATAGCGTATTGCTGCAGGCCGAAGTGCTCGAGTTGACCGCCTCCAGGCAAACTCCCGCGAAAGGTATCGTGATCGAAGCGCGGCTGGATAAGGGCCGGGGGCCGATCGCGACCATACTCGTGCAATCCGGGACATTGAAACGCGGCGATATTCTCCTCGCGGGCGCCGCCTTCGGACGCGTGCGCGCCATGCTCGATGAAGCCGGCAACGCTATCCAGGAAGCCGGCCCGTCGATACCTGTCGAGATTCAGGGTTTGTCTGAAGTGCCGGCGGCCGGCGAAGACGTGCTGGTGGTCAGCGACGAGAGGAAGGCGCGCGAAATCGCGTTATTCCGCCAGGGTAAATTCCGCGATGTGAAACTGGCGAAGCAGCATGCGGCCAAGCTCGAGAACATGTTCGAGGAAAGCGGCGTCCAGGTCCGCACACTGTCGCTGATCGTGAAAGCCGACGTGCAAGGCTCTTACGAAGCGCTATCGCACGCGCTGCAGAAGCTTTCGACCAGCGAAGTCAAGGTCAACATCATTCATACCGCCGTTGGCGCGATCACCGAATCGGACATCAATCTGGCGCTGGCTTCCAGCGCGGTGGTGATCGGCTTCAACAGCCGCGCCGATGCGACAGCGCGCAAGCTGATCGGAACGACCGGTGTCGATGTCCGCTATTACAACATCATTTACGACGCGGTCGACGAGATCAAAGCCGCGTTGTCGGGCATGCTCGCGCCGGAACGCAAGGAAAGTATCACCGGCCTCGTCGATGTGCGGCAGGTCTTCCGGATTTCCAAGGTCGGCGCGGTTGCCGGTTGTTTCGTGCTCGAAGGCAGCATCAAGCGCGGCGCCTCGATTCGCGTGCTGCGGGAGAATGTCGTGATCCACAGCGGCGAACTCGATTCGTTGAAACGCTTCAAGGATGACGTGCGCGAAGTCAAAGCCGGTTTCGAGTGCGGGTTGTCGGTAAAAAACTTCAACGACATCAACGTCGGCGACCAGCTCGAAGTCTACGAAGTCGTCGAGGTCGCGCGCTCGCTGTAAGCCTCGGACGCTGTTCGTTCATGCCGAAAGATTATCCGCGCAGCCTGCGCATTGCCGAGCTGATTCAGCGTGAACTCGCCGAGCTGATCCGGCTGCGGTTGCATGATCCGCGCGTCGGTATGGTGACGATTACCGATGTGGACGTCAGCTCGGATAACAAGCACGCAAAAGTTTTTTTTACCGCGCTCATAAGTCAGGAGCAGTTGGCGGATGTGTCCGCCGGCTTGCAGCACGCGGCCGGGTTTCTGCGTAGCGAACTGGCGCGAAGTCTGAAGCTGCGCGTCGTTCCGGATCTGCATTTCGCGCACGATCCATCGGTCGAGCGTGGCGCCCGTTTATCGAAGCTGATCGATGACGCGCTGCATGCCGGCACCGATCAGGTCGAGTAGCGTGCAGAAACAAACGCAGCGCCGTGATCTGGATGGCGTGCTGTTGCTGGACAAGCCAGCCGGCATCACCTCGAACGCGGCGCTGCAGCGGGTGAAGCGCTTGTACGGGGCAGCGAAAGCCGGACATTGCGGAACGCTGG
Encoded here:
- the infB gene encoding translation initiation factor IF-2, encoding MAQINVVEFAGELGLQPAVLLEQLQAAGVNKKLVESTVLTEHDKTQLLDYLRRVHGAKESKNKITLTRRQTTEIKKADSTGRARTIQVEVRKKRVFVKRDPAETALAVEPTPQPEPPVKIAAAPAPAAPIIDAAEKALRENEAKQQAELRARQSEELRSKQEQKDKRKAGAEAREAQSSDAAPVVAEALPPVAAVAGEVPAAEATTTAPGATDHTLHKPVAKPADKAAKPKGAKKPTKQTTWKDDSLKRRGLKTRGDTGGMGWRDRRSAKPKADDNLLHGFSLPTEPRVFEVMVPETISVAALAQRMSVKAAEVIKALMKLGSMVTINQVLDQDTAMILVEEMGHIAKRAKLDDPEAFLSGGETAPEVSLEHRAPVVTVMGHVDHGKTSLLDHIRRTRVASGEAGGITQHIGAYHVETPRGMVTFLDTPGHEAFTAMRARGAKVTDIVILVIGADDGVMPQTIEAIHHAKAAKVPIVVALNKIDKPEANPERIRQELVTHEVVPEAWGGDTIFAEVSAKTGQGIDQLLDSVLLQAEVLELTASRQTPAKGIVIEARLDKGRGPIATILVQSGTLKRGDILLAGAAFGRVRAMLDEAGNAIQEAGPSIPVEIQGLSEVPAAGEDVLVVSDERKAREIALFRQGKFRDVKLAKQHAAKLENMFEESGVQVRTLSLIVKADVQGSYEALSHALQKLSTSEVKVNIIHTAVGAITESDINLALASSAVVIGFNSRADATARKLIGTTGVDVRYYNIIYDAVDEIKAALSGMLAPERKESITGLVDVRQVFRISKVGAVAGCFVLEGSIKRGASIRVLRENVVIHSGELDSLKRFKDDVREVKAGFECGLSVKNFNDINVGDQLEVYEVVEVARSL
- the rbfA gene encoding 30S ribosome-binding factor RbfA is translated as MPKDYPRSLRIAELIQRELAELIRLRLHDPRVGMVTITDVDVSSDNKHAKVFFTALISQEQLADVSAGLQHAAGFLRSELARSLKLRVVPDLHFAHDPSVERGARLSKLIDDALHAGTDQVE